A single window of Pseudarthrobacter defluvii DNA harbors:
- a CDS encoding quercetin 2,3-dioxygenase, producing the protein MSLSVEEMNKQLPVANALPGEAVPYYMASGEGARYEINGQLVTVIARAADTGGIFSAAYISGGMGAESPFVSHSIEHKTLYVFDGILHVWLPGESRILTPGDSVVIPPNTPHAYRMASHYTRFLNWMTPGGGEKYYERVGTPIDSHVPPVRPGHVASLREQAEVGAEFGITFPDLERVAPSFKHDAGLPPSQSPYFLSAGEGERMVSYQTMFTYLSRPANTGSNYFAVHTKGAKTPYIPLHFHSEHTENFLCTEGRMWLYANGREMLLTKGDFVHAPAGTIHSFALDAHNTQMVGFLTPSVFNGFFEYFNEPTEDYMYTEGGEPYMDMEGFGRAQAEMDLTVVGPPPQRRAALDIP; encoded by the coding sequence ATGTCCCTCAGCGTTGAGGAAATGAACAAGCAGCTCCCGGTGGCCAACGCGCTGCCCGGAGAGGCAGTCCCGTATTACATGGCGTCGGGCGAAGGCGCACGCTACGAAATCAACGGCCAGTTAGTCACGGTCATCGCCCGCGCCGCCGATACGGGCGGCATCTTCAGCGCTGCCTATATTTCCGGCGGCATGGGGGCCGAATCCCCCTTTGTCAGCCACAGCATCGAGCACAAGACGCTCTACGTCTTCGACGGGATCCTGCACGTCTGGCTTCCCGGCGAGAGCAGGATCCTCACGCCGGGCGACTCGGTGGTCATCCCGCCGAACACCCCGCACGCCTACCGCATGGCCAGCCACTACACCCGCTTCCTGAACTGGATGACGCCCGGCGGCGGCGAAAAGTACTACGAGCGGGTGGGCACGCCCATCGATTCGCACGTCCCGCCCGTCCGCCCCGGGCACGTGGCCAGCCTGCGGGAGCAGGCCGAGGTGGGTGCCGAGTTCGGCATCACCTTCCCTGACCTTGAGCGCGTGGCGCCTTCATTCAAGCACGACGCCGGCCTGCCGCCTTCACAAAGCCCGTACTTCCTGAGTGCCGGCGAGGGTGAGCGCATGGTCAGCTACCAGACCATGTTCACCTACCTGTCCCGGCCCGCCAACACCGGCTCCAACTACTTCGCCGTGCACACCAAGGGCGCCAAGACCCCCTACATCCCGCTGCACTTCCATTCGGAGCACACGGAGAACTTCTTGTGCACCGAGGGCCGGATGTGGCTGTACGCCAATGGCCGCGAGATGCTCCTGACCAAGGGTGACTTTGTGCACGCCCCCGCCGGGACCATCCACTCCTTCGCGCTGGATGCGCACAACACCCAGATGGTGGGGTTCCTGACCCCGTCCGTGTTCAACGGGTTCTTCGAGTACTTCAACGAACCCACGGAGGACTACATGTACACCGAGGGCGGCGAGCCCTACATGGACATGGAAGGCTTCGGCCGCGCCCAGGCGGAGATGGACCTCACGGTGGTGGGCCCGCCGCCGCAGCGCCGCGCCGCGCTGGACATCCCGTAG
- a CDS encoding FAD-dependent monooxygenase: MTTFPSTTAADIPEKARVLIAGGGPSGLFLALDLASRGVPSTVIEPRTTVDPTRPRAKTTNARTMTHLRRLGLADALRKAAPLPVGYAQDVIFCTGLTGPAAHELRRFRNAFQLVPGRYGPQPECGQQVPQPVLEEVLRDAVAANPLVTFVTGWTATEVGCTEGEAAAAPYAVVVVDSFGASRTIAAEYVIGADGGSSAVRRSLGLRLEGGSAALSNISILFRSESLASAISLDPAVQYWVVGSETSGMVGPMDLDGTWWAIIQGVDPAATVTPDDAGLMVRSLIGATDDHDGIDVSVVATDPWTARMLLAPEYSRGNVFLVGDAAHLNPPWGGHGFNTCIGDAANLAWKLAATINGWAGPGLLASYGAERRPVAARTIRDAAANGKALAYHFADPDLVAAGPAGEAARQTAHAALAVKQSEFDSLGLVLGYAYEGSPVVVPDGLPVPDEDPILYVPSAAPGALLPHAWLADSFSLYSALGAGFSLLVDAGSLAGVPAGEAFAPVLAAAARQGIPVTVTAVGPTEDGTPLSQLWGAGAVLVRPDQHVAWRGDSATEAAAALSVAVGWASGFHTEIPEETAPSIETRSTRVDAVLP, translated from the coding sequence ATGACCACGTTCCCTTCCACCACCGCCGCGGACATTCCTGAAAAGGCGCGGGTCCTGATTGCCGGGGGCGGCCCCAGCGGACTGTTCCTGGCCCTGGACCTGGCGTCCCGCGGCGTCCCCAGCACCGTCATCGAACCCCGGACCACCGTTGACCCCACCCGGCCGCGCGCGAAGACCACCAATGCCCGCACCATGACGCACCTGCGCCGCCTGGGCCTTGCCGACGCACTGCGTAAAGCCGCACCGCTCCCGGTCGGCTACGCGCAGGACGTCATCTTCTGCACGGGCCTCACCGGGCCGGCGGCGCACGAACTGCGCCGGTTCCGCAACGCCTTCCAGCTGGTACCGGGCCGCTACGGTCCGCAACCCGAGTGCGGCCAGCAGGTCCCCCAGCCCGTCCTCGAGGAGGTGCTCCGGGACGCTGTCGCGGCCAATCCGCTGGTGACCTTCGTGACCGGCTGGACCGCCACTGAGGTCGGTTGCACTGAAGGTGAGGCAGCCGCGGCGCCGTACGCCGTCGTCGTCGTTGATTCCTTCGGGGCCTCCCGCACCATCGCCGCGGAGTACGTCATCGGGGCCGACGGCGGGTCCTCCGCCGTGCGCCGCAGCCTGGGCCTGCGACTGGAGGGCGGGTCCGCGGCGCTGTCCAACATCAGCATCCTGTTCCGTTCGGAGTCTTTGGCGTCGGCTATCTCTTTGGACCCAGCGGTGCAGTACTGGGTGGTGGGTTCGGAGACGTCCGGCATGGTGGGGCCGATGGACCTTGACGGCACGTGGTGGGCGATCATCCAGGGCGTTGACCCCGCCGCCACTGTCACCCCTGACGATGCTGGTTTGATGGTCCGCTCGCTGATCGGCGCTACGGATGACCACGACGGTATTGACGTCAGCGTTGTGGCCACCGACCCCTGGACCGCGCGCATGCTGCTCGCCCCGGAATACAGCCGCGGCAACGTCTTCCTGGTGGGCGACGCCGCCCACCTCAACCCGCCGTGGGGCGGCCATGGCTTCAACACCTGCATCGGCGACGCCGCCAACCTGGCCTGGAAGCTCGCCGCCACCATCAACGGCTGGGCCGGGCCGGGACTCCTTGCGAGCTACGGGGCGGAACGCCGGCCGGTGGCAGCCCGCACCATCCGCGACGCCGCAGCGAACGGCAAGGCGCTTGCCTACCACTTCGCAGATCCGGACCTGGTGGCGGCCGGCCCTGCCGGGGAAGCCGCCCGGCAGACGGCACATGCGGCCCTGGCGGTGAAGCAGAGCGAGTTCGATTCCCTGGGCCTGGTGCTCGGCTACGCCTACGAAGGCTCGCCCGTGGTGGTGCCGGACGGGTTGCCGGTGCCGGACGAGGACCCCATCCTTTACGTTCCGTCCGCTGCCCCGGGTGCCCTGCTGCCGCACGCCTGGCTGGCAGACTCCTTCTCCCTGTACAGCGCCCTGGGGGCCGGCTTCAGCCTGCTGGTCGACGCCGGGTCGCTGGCAGGGGTGCCGGCCGGCGAGGCGTTCGCCCCGGTCCTCGCGGCAGCTGCCCGGCAGGGCATTCCGGTGACCGTCACCGCCGTCGGGCCAACCGAGGACGGGACACCCCTTTCGCAGCTATGGGGCGCCGGCGCCGTGCTGGTCCGCCCGGACCAGCACGTGGCCTGGCGGGGTGACTCGGCGACGGAGGCGGCAGCGGCCCTGTCCGTGGCTGTTGGTTGGGCGTCTGGCTTCCACACCGAAATTCCTGAAGAAACCGCACCTTCCATCGAGACCAGGAGCACCCGTGTCGACGCCGTCCTTCCGTGA
- a CDS encoding DUF3500 domain-containing protein: MNEFSYNFALYGDPSETDPWGWQLFGHHAALNCLVAGTQLVISPVFMGAEPDMIDAGPHRGVKVFKERIALARQLMAALPVDLGARAVVFASMVDPAMPEGRLHPGDERHLGGCFQDNRVIPYEGIRVADLPAGARDLLDAVVDDFIAYLPDGPRAARRREIQEHYEETFISWIGGWEGEEAFYFRLQSPVVILELDHHTGVFLSNDQPAPFHMHTVVRTPNGNDYGRELVKQATP; the protein is encoded by the coding sequence ATGAACGAATTCAGCTATAACTTCGCGCTTTACGGCGACCCGTCCGAGACCGATCCGTGGGGGTGGCAGCTCTTTGGCCACCACGCGGCACTGAACTGCCTGGTGGCGGGCACGCAGCTGGTGATCTCACCGGTGTTCATGGGCGCCGAACCGGACATGATCGACGCCGGCCCGCACCGGGGCGTGAAGGTGTTCAAGGAGCGCATCGCCCTGGCGCGGCAGTTGATGGCGGCGCTGCCTGTTGACTTGGGGGCACGCGCTGTCGTGTTCGCGTCAATGGTGGATCCGGCGATGCCGGAAGGCCGGCTCCATCCCGGCGATGAGCGCCACTTGGGCGGCTGCTTCCAGGACAACAGGGTGATCCCGTACGAGGGCATCCGGGTGGCCGACTTGCCCGCCGGTGCCCGGGATCTGCTGGACGCGGTGGTGGACGACTTCATTGCCTACCTGCCCGACGGGCCACGTGCCGCCCGCCGCCGGGAAATCCAGGAGCACTATGAGGAAACCTTCATCAGCTGGATTGGTGGCTGGGAAGGGGAGGAAGCGTTCTATTTCCGGCTGCAGAGCCCCGTGGTCATCCTGGAACTGGACCACCACACCGGAGTGTTCCTCAGCAACGACCAGCCGGCCCCGTTCCACATGCACACCGTGGTCCGCACCCCCAATGGCAACGACTACGGCCGCGAACTCGTCAAGCAAGCCACCCCCTGA
- a CDS encoding DUF3500 domain-containing protein: MSTPSFRDFLYAPGHPRVADIRGLDAREYAEAAKTDAFAGPMIEGWRKLYPQPFTGITNDGVRREGLYKLAPARPGEEAPTAAMAAAARKLLGAVDGGQARKLRYRVDAPEWQSWANPEFLQHDTGLRLDELEPPVRDAVLGVVEASLSAAGFELVRNLMRINGFLGDLVELPAAHERIQL; this comes from the coding sequence GTGTCGACGCCGTCCTTCCGTGATTTCCTGTACGCCCCCGGCCACCCACGCGTGGCGGACATCCGGGGGCTCGATGCCCGGGAGTATGCCGAAGCAGCCAAGACTGACGCCTTTGCGGGGCCAATGATCGAGGGCTGGCGGAAGCTGTATCCGCAGCCGTTCACCGGCATCACGAACGACGGCGTCCGCCGGGAGGGCCTGTACAAGCTCGCACCGGCGCGGCCCGGGGAGGAAGCGCCCACGGCGGCGATGGCCGCCGCGGCCCGCAAGCTCCTGGGTGCTGTGGATGGCGGCCAGGCAAGGAAGCTTCGCTACCGCGTGGACGCACCGGAGTGGCAAAGCTGGGCCAACCCCGAGTTTCTGCAGCACGACACAGGCCTCCGCCTGGATGAACTGGAGCCGCCCGTCCGGGATGCAGTTCTGGGCGTGGTGGAGGCGTCGCTGAGCGCCGCCGGTTTTGAGCTGGTGCGGAACCTGATGCGGATCAACGGCTTCCTGGGCGACCTGGTGGAGCTGCCCGCTGCTCATGAACGAATTCAGCTATAA